CCTCGAGGGCCGCTTCGACCTGGGTGGGCAGCGCGTGCGGGAGGTCGTCCAGGTCGCGCGGCGGCGGTGAGAGCGGCGCGGGGATGTCATCGTGGAGGCCGCACGCCGCGCACCTTCCGGACGACGCAAGCGCCGGCGGGTGGCTCCGCGTGGCGCGGGCGGGCGGGCGCGGCGAGCACCGACCGAGGTGCCATAAGGTCTCAGGTGGCTCGAGGTCTCAGGCGCGCCTTATGTGGCGCGCGACGAGACGTCCCAGGTGGCAAGGCCCGAAGGGAGACATGCCGGGCGGTGTTCTCAGCGCAAGCTCCTCGGCCCCTGTCTTGGCGGATGGCCGAGCGCCCGCCCGCCCGCGCCGCGCGGAGCCACCCGCCGGCGCGCTCGGCTCGGAATCACCTCGAACCGCCACCGCCGCACGAGGACGACGCCGCCCCGGCCCTCCCGATTCCGTCTCCGCAGCGCCCGGCCTCGGCTACGCTACGCGGCCTGCGCGGCGCGGACCGACGCGCGCGCCTGCCCGATCGATGCAGCTGTTCATCGCGCTCGCCCTCTTCGAGGGCTGCCCCTTCGATTTCCTGAACAGCCCGGCCGCGCTGCGCGGCGCGCTGGAGGCGGCCGTCGCCGCGGGATCGTTCACGCTGCTCGAGATGGCGGTCGTCCCGTTCTCTCCGCAAGGGATCACCGCGTGCGCCGTCGTCGGCGAGTCGCACGTAGCGCTGCACTCCTGGCCCGAGTCGGGGCGGCTCTTCGTCGACGTCGCCTCGTGCAGCACGCTGGAGAGCGTCCGCCGCGCCGTCGCCGCCATCGGGAGCGCGCTGCCCGAGGGGCGGCTCGCGATCCTCGACGAGCGGGTCGTCGACCCCGCCGGCGCGCGGGCGCCCTGACGCGGCGCCGCGCCCTCGCGAAGAGGGCGCGCGGCCACGCCGGGCGCGGTGTGGATCAGTGGTGGCCGAGCACGCGGCGGAGCGGCTTGTTGAACGCGAACATCGCGGCGCCCGCGCCCACGCCGAGCACGGTGAGCATCAGGAAGAACATGTCCTTCGACCAGCGCGTGTAGAAGATGCCGATGTAGCCGCTCAGCGTGTTGCCGAGGAAGCTCGAGACGAACCACATGCCCATCATCATCGACACGATCCGCACCGGCGAGACCTTGGTCACGAGCGACAGGCCGATGGGCGACAGGTAGAGCTCGCCGATCGTGAGCAGCAGCGTGCAGAAGACCGGCCAGAACAGGCTGCCCTTGCCGTCGCCGACGGCCTGCGCGCCGAGGATCATCACGATGAACGACAGCCCGAGGATGGTGCAGCCGATCGCCATCTTCGAGACGCTCGTCGGCTCGGAGCCCCGCTTCGCCTGCCAGCGCCAGAAGACGTCGAGGAGCGGCGCGAACAGGATGATGCAGAGCGGGTTCACCGACTGGAACCACGTCGACGGGATCTGGAAGCCGAGGACGCTCGGCCACACCGTCTTCTCGTCGGCCCAGGTCTGCATCGTGTTGCCCTGCTGCTCGTAGACCGCCCAGAAGACGATGTTGAGGGCGCAGAGCGCCACGAGCGCGCCGACGCGCTTCCACTCGTCGCTGGAGAGCGGCTGCTTCTGCTCGCCGGCGCCCTCCGCCGTCTTCATCAGGTTGTCCTTGGCGAGGTACTTCTGCCCCGCCAGGTAGACGACGAGCCCAAGGCACATCCCGACGCCCGCGGCGGCGAAGCCGTAGTGCCACCCGTAGACGGCGGCCAGGGTGCCGCACACGAAGTTGCAGATGAAGGCGCCGAGATTGATGCCCATGTAGAAGATGGTGAAGGCGCCGTCGCGGCGCGGATCACCCGCCGGGTACAGGCTTCCGACCTGGGTCGAGATGTTGGGCTTGAACGCGCCGTTGCCGAGGATGAGCAGGAGCAGCGCGATGAAGAACGAGTTCTCGAGCGCCATCACGAAGTGCCCGGCGGCCATCAAGACGCCGCCGATCACCACCGTCCTGCGCTGCCCCCACACCTTGTCGGCGAGGATGCCGCCGAAGAACGGCGTGAGGTACACGAGGCCCGTGTACAGCCCGTAGAGCATGGACGCCTGCTCGTTGGGCGCGCTCGGGAGGAGGCCCTTGATGAACTGCCAGGCAAACACCGTCGTCGGATCGCCAGCGACGAGATCGCATGGCTGCGCGTGCTGCCGGCACCCCTGGTAGGCCTCTCGCGCGGTGACGAACAGGTAGTTCGCCATATACAGCTTGAGGAGGCCGCGCATGCCGTAATAGGAAAAGCGCTCCCACATCTCCGCGAAGAAGAGGATCACGAGCCCCGGCGGGTGCTTGAAGCGCCTCTCGAAAGCGGTGACGGGCAGGGCCGGCTCGATTGCTTGCACGCTCAATGCTGTCTCTCCACGAGCTGGGACCACGCTGCGTGGTGGTCGGGCGATGCGGGGGATCGTGGGGCGCGCTGCCCCTCGGCACGCGGATCCTAGACGATCCGCGGCGCCCACGTCACGCGCTTGTTGCGCACAGCGTCGAGCCGGGTGAACAGGGTGTCCACGTGGGCGGCCCTTCTACCCCCGCCGGCGGACAGGTGTGCGGGACGCTCCGGTCGGCTCTGCGCTGGACGAAGCGGCCGTGGGCCGACGAGCGGCCGCTGCTGCTGGCGGAGCGAGCGCTGCTGCTGGCGCACCAGCCGCCGCGCGGGCGCTGCCGGCGACGACGGCCTCCGCGGATGGACCGCGTCAGCCCACGCCGTCCTCGGTTGTGCCGGGAGCGTCCCCTTCGCCGCGGGCTCCGCCCTGGCCGCGAGAGGGCCCCTCCCTCCGCAGGGGAGATCCACAGTCGAGGCTTCCGGTGAGAAGCTGTCGGCTGCAGATGCTTTGTGATGCAACATCCCAAAACTCGCTATGTCCCGAGGGACAGAGCATGTTCGACGGGTCTCCTTTGGATTCTCCTTCTCCCTGCCTGCGCGGGCGTCGAGCCGTCGCCGCCGGAGGCGTGCTCTCCTGGCGAGGAGCGCTTTCGCGGGCGGTGCGTCCAGCCCGCCGCCCGCTACGAGCCTGAGGAGCGCATCGACCGGGACAACGTCGTCGCCTTCGGCGCCGAGCTCACCCGGCTCGCGCTGCCGGAGCCGCCGCGCAGCGGCTTCAGGATCATCGCGCCGCCGCGGCTCATGGCGCCCGGCGAGGAGGTGACCTTCTGCGTGTCATGGCCTTTCCCTGCGATCGAGAACACGGCCGTCCACGCGGCGCGCGTCTACGCGACGGGCGGGTTGCATCACAGCAACGTGATCGCCAAGCCGGTCAATCCATCGTTCGGGCCGAACCCTTACCCGGGCTGCCATCCTGGCGCCGAGGATCCCTTCGGGACGCTGCCGGCGGCCATCCCGGACGTCCTCTTCGCGAGCTCCACGCAGATCGTCGGCGAGG
The DNA window shown above is from Sorangium aterium and carries:
- a CDS encoding peptide MFS transporter; this encodes MSVQAIEPALPVTAFERRFKHPPGLVILFFAEMWERFSYYGMRGLLKLYMANYLFVTAREAYQGCRQHAQPCDLVAGDPTTVFAWQFIKGLLPSAPNEQASMLYGLYTGLVYLTPFFGGILADKVWGQRRTVVIGGVLMAAGHFVMALENSFFIALLLLILGNGAFKPNISTQVGSLYPAGDPRRDGAFTIFYMGINLGAFICNFVCGTLAAVYGWHYGFAAAGVGMCLGLVVYLAGQKYLAKDNLMKTAEGAGEQKQPLSSDEWKRVGALVALCALNIVFWAVYEQQGNTMQTWADEKTVWPSVLGFQIPSTWFQSVNPLCIILFAPLLDVFWRWQAKRGSEPTSVSKMAIGCTILGLSFIVMILGAQAVGDGKGSLFWPVFCTLLLTIGELYLSPIGLSLVTKVSPVRIVSMMMGMWFVSSFLGNTLSGYIGIFYTRWSKDMFFLMLTVLGVGAGAAMFAFNKPLRRVLGHH
- a CDS encoding S-adenosylmethionine decarboxylase family protein; translated protein: MQLFIALALFEGCPFDFLNSPAALRGALEAAVAAGSFTLLEMAVVPFSPQGITACAVVGESHVALHSWPESGRLFVDVASCSTLESVRRAVAAIGSALPEGRLAILDERVVDPAGARAP